A single window of Syntrophus aciditrophicus SB DNA harbors:
- a CDS encoding DUF362 domain-containing protein, with amino-acid sequence MNEILFEEIQGMQGPYRSELRRLLKKLVMPFHRGDRVGIKLHWGERGNKSFLPPDYAREIAQWLQEGGVRPFLFDTTVLYSGGRRKAEDSLQTAVEHGYTESFLGCPVTIADGMGGRCVIDLPAGYRHFAHVQVADIFDQTDGFVIFSHFKGHMEAGFGGAIKNLSMGFASRAQKQRMHADVRPLLMPEKCTKCGTCVEVCPTGAAQFGDDGLPFYDHEVCIGCAQCIGFCPALALKIHWETDAAVFQEKLVETAAAVWRQIEGRSVLINALLNITTECDCWPGENPVIHADRGFMGAYHPVRIDEESIRIVGENTFNQAHPDIPWSRQFSYAGEIGF; translated from the coding sequence ATGAATGAAATCCTTTTTGAAGAGATTCAAGGTATGCAGGGGCCTTACCGATCCGAACTGAGGCGCCTGCTGAAAAAGCTGGTCATGCCATTCCATCGGGGCGACCGGGTGGGAATCAAGCTTCACTGGGGAGAGAGGGGGAACAAAAGTTTTCTCCCGCCTGACTATGCCAGGGAGATCGCTCAATGGTTGCAGGAAGGAGGGGTCAGGCCTTTCCTTTTTGATACGACGGTTTTATACTCCGGCGGACGACGCAAGGCTGAAGATTCACTCCAGACGGCAGTGGAGCACGGATATACGGAATCCTTTCTGGGCTGTCCGGTGACCATTGCCGACGGAATGGGTGGGCGGTGCGTGATCGATCTGCCGGCGGGATACCGGCATTTCGCCCATGTTCAGGTTGCAGACATTTTTGACCAGACGGATGGTTTTGTGATTTTTTCCCACTTCAAGGGACACATGGAGGCCGGTTTCGGCGGCGCCATTAAAAATCTGTCCATGGGATTTGCTTCCAGGGCACAGAAACAGAGGATGCATGCCGATGTCCGTCCTCTTTTAATGCCTGAGAAATGCACGAAGTGCGGGACCTGCGTTGAAGTATGCCCCACTGGTGCGGCGCAGTTCGGCGATGACGGCTTACCCTTTTACGACCACGAAGTCTGCATCGGTTGCGCTCAATGCATCGGCTTCTGTCCAGCTCTTGCCCTTAAAATTCACTGGGAGACCGACGCCGCGGTTTTTCAGGAAAAACTCGTTGAAACGGCGGCAGCCGTGTGGCGTCAGATCGAAGGACGTTCCGTTCTGATCAACGCCCTGCTGAATATCACCACGGAATGCGACTGCTGGCCGGGAGAAAACCCGGTCATCCACGCCGATCGGGGCTTTATGGGTGCTTATCACCCCGTACGGATCGATGAGGAATCGATCCGTATTGTCGGAGAAAACACATTCAACCAGGCTCATCCGGATATCCCCTGGTCGCGACAGTTTTCCTACGCCGGGGAAATTGGATTTTGA
- a CDS encoding protein-lysine N-methyltransferase — protein sequence MKKSLKFKDALDTMKFQKPELTASEGILNECDSSIDYFKGNPISFYTDKVKLQLAVLHRTLRKIASNLGCVKLHYTDKVSKQDYFVQPNFELHQFFFSKSTAELLVNHFDSYKKICCLCTPRLAHEWYERQRIVTVLDIDDRFNYMPGYQYFDLKNPVELKMEFDLVIADPPFALLVDELRESLYSVTAHSPEATLCIIFPIAKEERLFAAFKDLQLQRVSFPNLRWNNLKNVYNHLFGFYSNRDISIK from the coding sequence ATGAAAAAATCCCTGAAATTTAAAGACGCACTGGATACCATGAAGTTCCAGAAGCCTGAATTGACAGCAAGCGAAGGCATTCTGAATGAATGTGATTCATCAATAGATTATTTTAAGGGAAATCCGATTTCTTTTTATACAGACAAAGTCAAATTACAACTGGCAGTCTTACATCGCACGTTGCGAAAGATTGCGTCAAATCTTGGTTGTGTAAAACTGCATTACACGGATAAGGTGAGCAAACAGGATTATTTTGTGCAACCGAACTTTGAATTGCATCAATTTTTCTTCAGCAAATCTACAGCTGAACTGCTTGTAAATCATTTCGATTCCTATAAAAAAATATGTTGTTTATGCACACCACGCCTGGCCCATGAATGGTATGAACGGCAAAGAATTGTCACCGTGCTGGATATTGATGATCGATTTAACTATATGCCCGGTTATCAATATTTTGATTTGAAGAATCCGGTTGAATTGAAAATGGAGTTCGATCTTGTCATCGCAGATCCCCCCTTTGCTCTACTGGTTGATGAATTACGCGAATCGTTATATTCAGTTACTGCACACAGCCCTGAAGCGACACTCTGTATAATCTTTCCCATTGCTAAAGAGGAACGATTGTTTGCCGCTTTTAAGGATTTGCAACTGCAAAGAGTTTCATTCCCGAATCTCAGGTGGAATAATTTAAAAAACGTTTACAATCATCTTTTTGGTTTTTACAGCAACAGAGATATTTCTATAAAATAA
- a CDS encoding autotransporter outer membrane beta-barrel domain-containing protein yields MYRSSLTCCGKFVLSCLFFVFLPCTALSVDYVIPGSPPPAGFSNLFAGDTLTINSGGDFTNTGTNWIYNNGIITNNAGGTFTNNNGNTRNDTTFINSGTFTNANVSQIYNYGTFTNNTSGTLTNDNSYIHNMLGAVITNDGTFTNLNSNTSTIREFRNYGTFTNNGSFTNSNSRIYNAASGVITNNGTFINEAGSTIENNGAFANQPGAVLINDGTFTANTPFTNSGTLSGIGTINGNVTNAGTLAPGNSIGQMTITGNYTHNAGAAYQVDVNAAGQSDRLVVTGTATLNGGAVDVLAQSGSYLQNTSYTILTAGGGVTGVFGTVTSNLAFLTPSLSYDPSNVYLLLTRNSTNFVDVAGTPNQRAVASAFDSISPGATGEMEAVLNSLTSLSADGARSAFDQMGGNVHTALTGVSFSSFNSYMGVLTGRMGGGIADRSFLASLPQPMYASRGDVATDAGGNLSGGDEWGIWARVYGNVGDRDGNDVTTEYDYNMGGLAIGFDRKITNILLLGFSVGLSGGKLDMNDLTESSKINSWHGSLYGSCTKGAWYMDGILAYGYNRYDTSRDISFGAVDKTADAEYDGHIVGAYMEAGYKLKLNTINITPMASFQASHLTRDDFTEDNAGVLSLDGDSENADSLLGTLGIKVNRDFVVNAATITPEVRIKWLHEFSNDDYMLDTAFAGAPAAPFTIRGDHPDRDRVAFGVGLNADMKNNSSLFLAYDANFSGEYTEHVGSLGWRYRW; encoded by the coding sequence ATGTATCGTTCGAGTCTGACCTGCTGCGGAAAGTTTGTTCTGTCCTGTCTTTTTTTCGTTTTTCTACCTTGTACCGCCCTGTCAGTGGATTATGTGATTCCGGGCAGCCCGCCTCCGGCCGGCTTTTCTAATTTGTTTGCCGGCGATACTCTCACCATCAACTCCGGTGGCGACTTTACAAATACAGGTACAAACTGGATATATAACAATGGCATCATAACGAACAACGCTGGCGGGACCTTCACGAATAATAACGGCAATACACGCAACGACACGACTTTTATAAACAGCGGCACTTTCACAAACGCTAATGTCAGTCAGATTTATAACTATGGAACCTTTACGAACAATACCAGCGGCACCCTCACAAACGATAACAGCTATATTCATAACATGCTCGGTGCTGTGATTACAAACGATGGCACGTTCACGAACCTGAATTCAAACACATCAACGATCCGGGAATTCAGAAACTACGGAACATTCACAAACAACGGCAGTTTTACAAACAGCAACAGTAGAATTTATAACGCTGCCAGCGGTGTTATCACAAACAACGGCACTTTTATCAACGAAGCCGGCAGCACGATTGAGAATAACGGCGCCTTCGCAAATCAACCGGGAGCGGTTCTGATCAATGACGGCACTTTCACTGCGAATACCCCGTTTACAAATTCCGGAACTCTCTCCGGAATCGGGACAATCAATGGTAACGTGACCAACGCCGGGACGCTGGCCCCCGGGAATTCCATCGGTCAAATGACAATAACCGGAAACTATACTCATAACGCGGGAGCGGCCTATCAGGTGGATGTCAATGCCGCGGGACAGTCAGACCGGCTTGTCGTTACAGGGACCGCTACCCTGAATGGAGGCGCCGTGGATGTGCTGGCGCAATCAGGCAGCTACCTGCAGAACACAAGCTATACGATCCTGACTGCAGGAGGCGGAGTGACAGGTGTTTTTGGCACGGTAACAAGCAATCTGGCATTTCTCACTCCCTCGTTGAGCTATGACCCATCGAATGTGTATCTCCTGCTTACCCGGAACTCGACAAACTTTGTCGATGTCGCCGGCACACCCAACCAGCGGGCTGTCGCCTCTGCTTTTGATTCGATCTCTCCCGGCGCGACCGGGGAAATGGAAGCTGTCCTCAACAGCCTTACCAGCCTTTCCGCCGACGGGGCGAGATCCGCTTTCGACCAGATGGGAGGCAATGTCCACACGGCCCTGACGGGAGTGTCATTCTCCAGTTTCAACAGTTACATGGGCGTATTGACCGGCAGAATGGGAGGGGGTATTGCCGACAGGTCTTTCCTTGCGTCACTTCCGCAACCCATGTATGCGTCCCGCGGCGATGTTGCCACCGATGCCGGCGGCAATCTGAGCGGGGGCGATGAATGGGGTATCTGGGCAAGGGTATACGGAAATGTGGGAGACCGGGACGGAAATGATGTAACAACCGAATATGACTACAATATGGGAGGATTGGCAATCGGATTTGACAGAAAAATCACGAATATTCTCCTTCTTGGTTTTTCAGTTGGGCTTTCCGGCGGAAAGCTGGACATGAATGACCTTACCGAGTCCTCAAAAATCAACAGCTGGCATGGTTCTCTTTATGGATCCTGTACAAAAGGCGCCTGGTATATGGATGGCATCCTGGCTTACGGTTATAACCGCTACGATACATCGCGAGACATTTCCTTCGGGGCTGTAGACAAGACAGCCGATGCCGAATACGATGGTCATATTGTCGGCGCCTATATGGAAGCAGGATACAAATTGAAGCTGAACACGATCAACATCACTCCCATGGCGTCTTTTCAGGCGAGTCATCTTACCCGGGACGATTTTACGGAAGACAATGCCGGGGTGTTAAGCCTCGATGGGGACAGTGAAAACGCCGACTCACTCCTGGGTACACTGGGTATAAAAGTGAACAGGGACTTTGTGGTGAATGCGGCCACCATTACCCCTGAAGTCCGGATAAAATGGCTCCACGAATTTTCCAACGACGATTATATGCTCGATACGGCCTTTGCAGGAGCGCCTGCTGCGCCCTTCACCATCCGGGGGGATCATCCGGATAGAGATCGTGTCGCATTCGGCGTGGGGCTCAATGCCGATATGAAGAATAATTCGAGCCTCTTTCTTGCTTATGACGCCAATTTCTCAGGAGAGTATACTGAGCACGTGGGATCACTGGGATGGAGGTACAGGTGGTAA
- a CDS encoding DUF47 domain-containing protein yields MMRILPREEKFFDLFEELAVKIEEGGSLFMHILDHYDQSEPNIFRLKEIEHEADVITHETYERMYRTFLTPFDREDIYALVNKMDSILDIIESCATIMLLYRIKEPAPELKEQVRILNGAITKVKEVVRALRNMKNAQTILDACVEINTAENEGDVVLRIAISRLFENGMDVVEIIKWKEIFEQIEHAIDVCEDFSNIAEGIVLKNA; encoded by the coding sequence ATGATGAGAATTCTTCCCAGAGAGGAAAAATTTTTCGACCTTTTTGAAGAGCTGGCCGTCAAAATAGAAGAAGGTGGCAGCCTGTTCATGCATATTCTTGATCATTACGATCAGTCTGAACCCAATATTTTTCGTCTTAAAGAAATCGAACATGAGGCTGATGTAATCACCCACGAAACGTACGAGAGAATGTATCGGACCTTTCTCACCCCTTTTGACCGGGAAGATATCTACGCCCTCGTTAACAAGATGGACAGCATCCTGGATATTATCGAGTCCTGTGCCACGATCATGTTACTCTACAGGATCAAGGAGCCTGCACCGGAGCTGAAAGAACAGGTTCGCATCCTGAACGGAGCCATCACCAAGGTCAAAGAAGTTGTCCGTGCCCTGAGAAACATGAAGAATGCCCAGACGATTTTAGACGCCTGCGTGGAAATCAACACGGCAGAAAATGAAGGGGACGTGGTACTGAGAATAGCGATCAGCAGGCTGTTTGAAAATGGGATGGATGTTGTCGAGATAATCAAATGGAAAGAAATATTTGAGCAGATAGAGCACGCCATCGATGTCTGTGAAGATTTTTCCAACATCGCCGAGGGGATTGTTCTGAAAAACGCCTGA
- a CDS encoding universal stress protein, translating to MFRKILYPTDFSDVANKALDYLIKFKEAGTEEVVILHVVDTRSLHIPEVYSLMDLSLLGEKQEIAARDKADKIAGILANAGIRTAVRIETGIPFKEILRAESEEDISLIVIGSHGVSNVKEMLLGSVSEKVVRKARKPVLIVKR from the coding sequence ATGTTCCGAAAGATCCTGTACCCGACCGACTTTTCAGATGTTGCAAATAAAGCTCTCGATTATCTGATAAAGTTTAAAGAAGCCGGAACAGAAGAAGTCGTGATCCTCCATGTCGTCGATACACGAAGCCTGCATATTCCTGAAGTCTATTCTCTTATGGACCTGTCTTTATTAGGAGAAAAACAGGAAATTGCGGCACGGGATAAAGCGGATAAAATAGCCGGGATTCTGGCAAATGCGGGAATCAGGACCGCTGTCAGAATCGAAACGGGCATTCCTTTCAAGGAGATATTGAGAGCCGAATCGGAAGAGGATATCTCCCTGATCGTCATTGGCTCTCATGGAGTCAGTAATGTGAAGGAAATGCTTCTGGGATCCGTTTCAGAAAAAGTGGTCAGGAAGGCCCGAAAACCGGTACTTATTGTTAAACGTTAA
- a CDS encoding sensor domain-containing diguanylate cyclase → MFIDRDSYRRIVDDLYDGLYLVDRNRVIQYWNKAAERISGFTAAEVIGKSCSDNILTHVDRDGNTLCKGMCPLAMTIADGKTREAEVFLHHKEGYRMPVSVRVNTLTDADGNVIGGVELFTSRSSSRSIERRIRDLEKKAFYDNLTRLANRNCVENELQIRFEEQKRLGVSFGILFMDIDHFKEFNDTYGHDVGDLVLRFVADTLVKNARPSDLIGRWGGEEFIGILRNVTHENLEILGNRLRVLIENAYITLKTEQLHVSISVGATLMLDNDSSDTLLKRADMLLYESKRRGRNCLTIG, encoded by the coding sequence ATGTTTATAGACCGGGATTCTTATCGCAGAATCGTAGATGATCTTTATGACGGGCTGTACCTTGTGGATCGAAACAGGGTTATCCAGTACTGGAACAAAGCCGCTGAAAGGATTTCAGGGTTTACAGCCGCAGAGGTGATCGGTAAATCCTGTTCTGACAACATTCTCACCCATGTGGATCGAGACGGCAATACATTATGCAAGGGAATGTGTCCTCTGGCAATGACAATCGCCGATGGAAAGACCCGCGAAGCCGAGGTTTTCCTTCACCACAAGGAGGGCTACCGGATGCCGGTCTCTGTTCGCGTCAACACGCTCACTGACGCCGATGGAAATGTGATCGGCGGCGTGGAACTGTTTACAAGTCGAAGCAGTTCCAGATCCATTGAGCGGAGAATCAGAGACCTCGAAAAAAAGGCTTTTTACGACAATCTGACCCGGCTGGCAAACCGAAACTGCGTTGAAAATGAGCTCCAGATCCGTTTCGAGGAGCAGAAAAGGTTGGGCGTCTCCTTTGGCATTCTTTTTATGGATATCGATCATTTCAAGGAATTCAACGACACTTACGGCCACGACGTCGGCGATCTTGTCCTCCGGTTCGTTGCCGACACCCTGGTCAAGAATGCAAGACCGTCGGATCTGATCGGCCGATGGGGCGGAGAAGAATTTATCGGAATTCTGCGAAACGTAACCCATGAAAACCTTGAAATTCTCGGCAACAGATTGCGAGTCCTGATCGAAAACGCCTACATCACCCTGAAAACAGAGCAGCTGCATGTCAGCATATCCGTCGGAGCGACGCTCATGCTTGACAATGACAGCAGTGATACGCTGTTGAAAAGAGCGGATATGCTTCTCTATGAAAGTAAGCGCAGAGGAAGAAATTGTCTGACAATAGGATGA
- a CDS encoding endonuclease/exonuclease/phosphatase family protein, translating into MKAAVWLRFLACIYVMALVSISILNWKGPERFWLGAVNLYMPQVMWAVPGMFLTVFMFKADRCWAWLPLLCLLWVLGPVMGYCWSMNQPEPAPGSLNIRVMTWNIKYDRRKAARFIREIDRCKPDVLLFQDAWNSMRGPLGKHMPPDWHVLTRGQYVIASRYPLSEAEVHELPFSGKRKESFLRCRMTVGSTAISLYNVHFKTPRNSFYTLSKAKSRPWDLPEFIRSFDNNMKIRIAQAATIREYLIAERGPVILSGDLNAPDASLVCSTLRGAGLRDAFAEGGRGYGHTYGHFLLKNRLPWLRFSWMRIDHIMSNAQLKTRNCRVGTGKASDHRPVIADMVIKAT; encoded by the coding sequence TTGAAAGCCGCTGTCTGGCTGCGTTTTCTTGCCTGTATTTATGTAATGGCTCTGGTCTCCATATCAATTTTGAACTGGAAGGGCCCGGAACGATTCTGGCTCGGCGCTGTAAATCTCTACATGCCCCAGGTCATGTGGGCTGTTCCGGGAATGTTTCTGACTGTTTTCATGTTCAAGGCGGACCGCTGCTGGGCTTGGCTGCCTCTGTTGTGCCTGCTTTGGGTGCTTGGCCCTGTTATGGGTTACTGCTGGTCAATGAATCAGCCCGAACCGGCACCGGGAAGTTTGAACATCCGGGTCATGACCTGGAATATCAAGTATGACCGTCGCAAGGCAGCACGTTTTATTCGCGAGATCGACCGCTGCAAGCCTGACGTGCTTCTTTTCCAGGATGCATGGAATTCGATGAGAGGCCCGCTGGGGAAACACATGCCCCCGGACTGGCACGTTCTTACCCGGGGACAGTACGTTATCGCGAGCAGATATCCTCTCTCCGAGGCAGAGGTACATGAATTGCCCTTTTCCGGAAAAAGAAAAGAGAGCTTCTTGCGCTGTCGGATGACCGTCGGATCGACAGCTATTTCACTTTATAACGTCCATTTCAAGACCCCTCGGAATAGTTTCTATACTTTGAGTAAGGCCAAAAGCCGCCCATGGGATCTTCCTGAATTTATCCGCAGCTTTGATAACAACATGAAAATCCGCATCGCCCAGGCCGCCACAATACGGGAATATCTCATCGCTGAACGGGGACCGGTTATCCTTTCCGGCGACCTGAATGCACCTGATGCATCTCTGGTCTGCTCAACTCTGCGTGGAGCCGGACTGCGCGACGCTTTCGCTGAAGGGGGGCGAGGCTATGGTCACACCTACGGACACTTTCTGCTGAAGAACAGACTTCCCTGGCTCCGCTTCTCCTGGATGCGGATCGATCACATCATGAGCAACGCTCAATTGAAGACACGGAACTGCCGGGTCGGAACAGGCAAAGCCTCCGACCACCGTCCCGTGATTGCCGACATGGTAATAAAAGCCACTTGA
- a CDS encoding YihY/virulence factor BrkB family protein — MERNSTGGIMVEVGKKFRQVGNFIKQDIWRIRRTQLPPGKSFFLTLLRVLILSIRGFDEDKCKLRASSLTFYSLVSIVPVAAMAFGIAKGFGFEKVLEAQLRSKLAGHEEILANVIQFSHSLLENTRGGVIAGIGLIVLFWAVIKVLGQIEEAFNDIWGVKERRTIGRMFSDYLSLMLICPVLIILSSSMTVFITTQLNLIMEKFTILGVLSPLFFLFLKLLPYGLLWSLFTFIYIFMPNTKVRFTSGLLAGIIAGTIFQIVQWGYITFQIGVVQYNAIYGSFAVLPLFLVWLQLSWLIVLYGAELSFAYQNVDTYEFEPDALQASHRLKTLLALQITHHLIKNFAAGGKPLTAREISHRLEIPIRFVNELLFELAKSNVLSVTEAEGDGERGFQPAVDINALTIHYVLEAMDRRGLNHMPFAHAPEFGVLSEVVKSFGKAIESLPANKLLKEL, encoded by the coding sequence ATGGAGAGGAATTCAACGGGAGGGATCATGGTGGAGGTCGGAAAGAAGTTTCGGCAGGTGGGTAATTTCATTAAACAGGATATCTGGCGGATTAGACGCACTCAGCTTCCTCCCGGAAAATCCTTTTTCCTGACTCTTCTCAGGGTCCTGATCCTTTCAATTCGCGGATTTGATGAAGACAAGTGTAAGTTGCGCGCCTCTTCTCTGACCTTTTATTCTCTGGTTTCGATTGTCCCGGTTGCGGCCATGGCCTTTGGAATCGCCAAGGGATTCGGTTTCGAGAAAGTGCTGGAAGCGCAGTTGCGAAGCAAACTTGCCGGCCATGAGGAGATTCTTGCCAATGTCATTCAGTTTTCTCATTCTCTCCTGGAAAATACCAGGGGAGGTGTGATTGCGGGAATCGGCCTGATTGTTCTGTTCTGGGCCGTGATCAAGGTGCTGGGACAGATTGAAGAGGCCTTCAACGATATCTGGGGAGTCAAGGAACGGCGAACGATCGGCAGGATGTTCAGCGACTACCTGTCTCTCATGCTGATCTGCCCCGTTCTCATCATCCTTTCCAGCAGCATGACCGTCTTCATTACCACCCAGTTGAATCTGATCATGGAAAAGTTCACAATTCTGGGAGTCCTCAGCCCCCTTTTCTTTCTTTTTCTGAAGTTGCTGCCCTATGGCCTGCTGTGGAGCCTTTTCACCTTTATTTACATTTTCATGCCGAATACGAAGGTCCGCTTTACGTCCGGCCTCCTGGCAGGAATCATCGCAGGGACCATCTTTCAAATCGTTCAGTGGGGCTACATTACCTTCCAGATCGGAGTCGTCCAGTACAATGCCATTTATGGAAGTTTTGCCGTTCTGCCGCTTTTTCTAGTCTGGCTTCAACTGAGCTGGTTGATCGTCCTGTACGGGGCTGAATTATCCTTTGCCTACCAGAACGTTGACACCTATGAATTCGAACCGGACGCCCTGCAGGCAAGCCACCGCCTCAAAACTCTGCTCGCTCTTCAGATCACGCATCATCTGATTAAAAACTTTGCTGCGGGAGGCAAACCTCTTACGGCTCGTGAAATATCACACCGCCTTGAGATTCCAATCCGCTTCGTCAATGAGCTTCTTTTTGAACTGGCTAAAAGCAACGTTCTTTCGGTAACGGAAGCCGAAGGAGATGGAGAACGCGGATTTCAACCGGCTGTCGATATCAATGCCCTGACAATCCATTATGTTCTAGAGGCCATGGATCGGAGAGGACTCAACCACATGCCCTTCGCCCATGCTCCCGAATTTGGAGTTCTGTCGGAGGTTGTGAAATCATTCGGGAAGGCAATTGAAAGTCTGCCCGCGAACAAGCTTCTGAAAGAGCTTTGA
- a CDS encoding DUF2156 domain-containing protein has product MKIQNSFRLLTVSDYSRLKPFFNPLKYPLAIYSLSSLIAWNNELNPTYYTMEDNLLLLMTAGTLPEYPKCRCLLLPLSPFREVTPPELAELARRHCLSTFCFIPESYVEHFGLSSIRTLFSLTEQPDYSDYIYLKKDLTELQGKRYLKKRNHINYFRRIFLETGRTTIEALSPVNIPDTLLFLDRWCAKDSRCNPETDPNLGQESQAARLMLENLELLEARGIAIRIDGEVCAFGIVTSLTDKIKVLNFEKAYSHIRGLYQFLDRECACRLFEDVEFINKESDMGIPGLAGSKKSYFPVNRVRSYKLSLLNGKRN; this is encoded by the coding sequence ATGAAAATACAGAATTCCTTCAGGTTGTTAACCGTTAGTGATTATTCGCGGCTGAAACCGTTTTTTAATCCCCTTAAATATCCCCTGGCAATCTATTCCCTCTCTTCGCTGATTGCCTGGAACAATGAATTGAATCCAACCTATTACACCATGGAGGACAATCTGCTCCTGTTGATGACTGCCGGTACCCTCCCGGAATATCCGAAATGCCGTTGCCTGCTGCTGCCCCTCAGTCCATTCCGGGAAGTTACTCCTCCTGAACTGGCTGAGCTGGCTCGTCGCCACTGTCTTTCAACCTTCTGCTTTATTCCGGAGAGCTATGTCGAACACTTCGGGTTATCTTCCATCAGGACCCTCTTTTCACTGACGGAGCAGCCGGATTACAGCGACTACATCTATCTGAAAAAGGATCTGACGGAACTGCAGGGGAAACGCTACCTCAAGAAACGGAATCACATTAATTATTTCCGCAGGATCTTTTTGGAAACCGGCAGAACGACGATCGAAGCTCTTTCCCCGGTCAACATTCCCGACACCCTTCTTTTTCTGGACCGCTGGTGTGCCAAAGACAGCAGGTGCAACCCGGAGACTGATCCGAATCTGGGACAGGAAAGCCAGGCGGCCCGGCTTATGCTGGAAAATCTGGAACTGCTCGAGGCGCGGGGAATCGCCATCAGGATCGACGGTGAGGTCTGCGCCTTTGGGATCGTCACCTCTCTGACGGACAAGATAAAAGTCCTCAATTTTGAAAAGGCTTATTCCCATATCCGGGGTTTGTATCAGTTCCTGGACAGGGAGTGCGCCTGCCGTCTTTTTGAAGATGTTGAATTCATCAACAAGGAAAGTGACATGGGGATTCCGGGACTGGCCGGTTCAAAGAAGTCTTATTTTCCGGTCAATCGGGTCCGATCCTATAAGTTGAGCCTGTTGAACGGAAAAAGGAACTGA
- a CDS encoding GNAT family N-acetyltransferase — protein sequence MTIYRFLEDAQPELLDQIITLYRRAGWWPEEDADPLLVAQIIKGSHCFLAALDGQRLAGMGRVISDRASDAYIQDLTVHPDYRRRGIGTCLVNTLLKRLQTDGIPWIGLIAERNSFPFYIPFGFEKMPDSTPMLLRKS from the coding sequence ATGACTATCTATCGTTTTCTTGAAGACGCTCAACCGGAACTTCTTGACCAGATCATCACCCTCTACCGGAGGGCCGGCTGGTGGCCGGAGGAGGACGCGGACCCTCTTCTCGTCGCACAAATCATCAAGGGAAGTCATTGCTTTCTTGCGGCCCTGGATGGACAACGTCTTGCTGGAATGGGACGGGTCATCAGTGACCGGGCCAGCGACGCCTACATCCAGGATTTGACAGTCCATCCCGATTACCGGCGCCGGGGAATCGGCACCTGTCTCGTGAACACGCTTCTGAAACGTCTCCAGACCGATGGGATTCCCTGGATCGGCTTGATTGCCGAACGAAATTCCTTTCCCTTTTACATCCCTTTCGGTTTTGAAAAAATGCCCGATTCGACCCCTATGCTGCTCAGGAAGTCATGA
- a CDS encoding adenylate kinase translates to MKIILLGAPGAGKGTVAKLLTEYDGSVQISTGDILRAAVKEGTELGREAKGYMDRGDLVPDALIMRMMETRLQQPDCANGFILDGFPRTIPQAEALKKLLEKLNIRLNFVVNLEVPRDVILDRLTTRRTCSNPDCQEIYNIKSNPPLPDGRCKKCGSPTIQRDDETEEAILNRLETYNEKTAPLIGFYEREGLLKTFSSVSSAETVEAVKKALKEC, encoded by the coding sequence ATGAAGATTATTCTTTTGGGAGCGCCGGGCGCCGGGAAGGGCACAGTGGCCAAACTGCTGACGGAGTATGATGGTTCCGTACAGATTTCCACGGGAGACATTCTGCGGGCGGCCGTCAAGGAAGGAACAGAGCTTGGACGGGAGGCCAAAGGCTACATGGATCGGGGTGATCTGGTTCCCGATGCGCTGATCATGCGGATGATGGAAACCCGCCTTCAACAGCCGGATTGTGCAAACGGATTCATCCTGGACGGTTTTCCCAGAACGATTCCCCAGGCCGAGGCCTTGAAGAAGCTCCTGGAAAAACTGAATATTCGACTGAATTTTGTCGTCAATCTGGAAGTTCCGCGGGATGTGATCCTGGATCGGCTGACCACTCGGAGAACCTGCTCCAATCCGGATTGTCAGGAAATATACAATATCAAAAGCAATCCTCCCCTGCCCGATGGCCGCTGCAAGAAATGCGGCAGTCCGACGATTCAGCGGGATGATGAGACCGAAGAAGCCATTCTGAACCGTCTGGAAACCTACAATGAGAAAACCGCGCCTCTGATTGGCTTTTATGAAAGGGAAGGGCTGCTCAAGACATTTTCCTCAGTCAGCAGCGCCGAAACCGTGGAAGCCGTTAAAAAGGCCTTGAAGGAATGCTGA